A single genomic interval of Solimonas sp. K1W22B-7 harbors:
- a CDS encoding 3-hydroxyacyl-CoA dehydrogenase NAD-binding domain-containing protein, which translates to MSVQFNKDNDGIVTLTLDMPGRSMNVLNEELSKPLAEAIARIEGDATVKGVIVTSGKKEFLAGADIEKVFAITDPADAFKLAEDYKGFLRRLELCGRPVVAALNGTALGGGLELALACHYRIAIDDPKAKFGLPEVKLGLLPGGGGTQRLPRLIGIQASLPLMLEGKELKASDAKNAGIIHALARDREDMMAQAKAWCLANPKPVQPWDDKKFKWPGGDARSPANGQLWAIAPSMANAKTQGNFPAPINIMASVFDGGITDFDTGCRSESRYFANCVVSQVSKNMIGSLWFQLNAINKGSSRPEGVERSTVKKLGILGAGMMGAGIAYVSAKVGIEVVLLDTTQDAADRGKAYSTALLDKDMKKGRLTQEGKDQFLARIKATTSYDDLKGCDLIIEAVFEDRAIKADVTKKAEAQLAKTAVFASNTSTLPITGLAEASERPKNFIGLHFFSPVDKMPLVEIIVGKKTSKETLARGFDYVQQIRKTPIVVNDSRGFYTSRCFATYPMEGMTLLAEGQHPRSIEMAGLQAGMPVGPLAVQDEVSLSLSLHVLTQTRKDLAAEGKTASEHPGVAVVEKMAKTLDRQGKKAGKGFYEYPEAGQKTLWKGLAEQFPLKEQLPQQELIDRLLYAQANEAAKCYEEGVVTAVGDTNIGSIFGWGFAPHQGGALQFINATGLAQFVKRSKELEKKYGERFRPAKLLVKMAKEGKRFE; encoded by the coding sequence ATGAGCGTCCAATTCAACAAAGACAACGACGGCATCGTCACCCTCACGCTGGACATGCCGGGCCGTTCGATGAACGTGCTCAACGAGGAGCTGAGCAAGCCGCTGGCGGAAGCGATCGCCAGGATCGAGGGCGATGCCACGGTCAAGGGCGTGATCGTCACCTCCGGCAAGAAGGAATTCCTCGCCGGCGCCGACATCGAGAAGGTGTTCGCCATCACCGATCCGGCCGATGCCTTCAAGCTGGCCGAGGACTACAAGGGCTTCCTGCGCCGCCTGGAACTCTGCGGCCGTCCGGTGGTGGCCGCGCTCAACGGCACCGCGCTGGGCGGCGGCCTGGAGCTGGCGCTGGCCTGCCACTACCGCATCGCCATCGACGACCCGAAAGCCAAGTTCGGCCTGCCGGAAGTGAAGCTGGGCCTGCTGCCCGGCGGCGGCGGCACGCAGCGCCTGCCGCGCCTGATCGGCATCCAGGCCTCGCTGCCGCTGATGCTGGAAGGCAAGGAGCTGAAGGCCTCCGACGCGAAGAACGCCGGCATCATCCACGCTTTGGCCCGCGACCGCGAGGACATGATGGCGCAGGCGAAGGCCTGGTGCCTGGCCAACCCGAAGCCGGTGCAGCCCTGGGACGACAAGAAGTTCAAGTGGCCGGGCGGTGATGCCCGGTCGCCGGCCAACGGCCAGCTCTGGGCCATCGCCCCGTCCATGGCCAATGCCAAGACCCAGGGCAACTTCCCGGCGCCGATCAACATCATGGCCAGCGTGTTCGACGGCGGCATCACCGACTTCGACACCGGCTGCCGCAGCGAATCGCGCTACTTCGCCAACTGCGTCGTTTCGCAGGTGTCGAAGAACATGATCGGCTCGCTGTGGTTCCAGCTCAACGCCATCAACAAGGGCAGCTCGCGACCGGAAGGCGTGGAGCGCTCCACGGTGAAGAAGCTCGGCATCCTCGGCGCCGGCATGATGGGCGCGGGCATCGCCTACGTCTCGGCCAAGGTCGGCATCGAGGTGGTGCTGCTCGACACGACGCAGGACGCCGCCGACCGCGGCAAGGCCTACTCCACGGCCCTGCTCGACAAGGACATGAAGAAGGGCCGCCTGACCCAGGAGGGCAAGGACCAGTTCCTGGCGCGCATCAAGGCCACCACGAGCTACGACGACCTCAAGGGCTGCGACCTGATCATCGAGGCCGTGTTCGAGGACCGCGCGATCAAGGCCGACGTCACGAAGAAGGCCGAGGCGCAGCTGGCCAAGACCGCCGTGTTCGCCTCCAACACCTCGACGCTGCCGATCACCGGTCTCGCCGAGGCCAGCGAGCGGCCGAAGAACTTCATCGGCCTGCACTTCTTCTCGCCGGTGGACAAGATGCCGCTGGTGGAAATCATTGTCGGCAAGAAGACCAGCAAGGAGACGCTGGCGCGCGGCTTCGACTACGTGCAGCAGATCAGGAAGACGCCGATCGTGGTCAACGACTCTCGCGGCTTCTACACCTCGCGCTGCTTCGCCACCTACCCGATGGAGGGCATGACCCTGCTCGCCGAAGGCCAGCACCCGCGCTCCATCGAGATGGCCGGCTTGCAGGCCGGCATGCCGGTGGGTCCGCTGGCGGTGCAGGACGAGGTCTCGCTGTCGCTGTCGCTGCACGTGCTCACGCAGACCCGCAAGGACCTCGCCGCCGAAGGCAAGACCGCGAGCGAGCATCCCGGCGTCGCGGTGGTCGAGAAGATGGCGAAGACGCTCGATCGCCAGGGCAAGAAGGCCGGCAAGGGCTTCTACGAGTATCCGGAAGCTGGCCAGAAGACCTTGTGGAAGGGCCTCGCCGAGCAGTTCCCGCTGAAGGAGCAGTTGCCGCAGCAGGAGCTGATCGACCGCCTGCTGTATGCGCAGGCCAACGAAGCCGCAAAGTGCTACGAGGAAGGCGTCGTCACCGCCGTGGGCGACACCAACATCGGCTCGATCTTCGGCTGGGGCTTCGCGCCCCACCAGGGCGGCGCCCTGCAGTTCATCAACGCGACCGGACTGGCGCAGTTCGTGAAGCGTTCAAAGGAACTGGAAAAGAAGTACGGCGAGCGTTTCAGGCCGGCGAAGCTGCTGGTGAAGATGGCCAAGGAAGGCAAGCGCTTCGAATAG
- a CDS encoding acetyl-CoA C-acetyltransferase, protein MSEAFIYDAVRTPRGKGKKDGSLHGVTPIHLVGNLLTALQQRNNLDTSKVDDVVLGCVTPVGEQGADIARVAVLYAGWAESVAGVTQSRFCASGLESVNIAAQKVMSGMEDLVVAGGVESMSRWAMGSDGGAWAMDPRVNHMTGFAPQGIGADLIATLEGFSRRDVDSFAVASQQKATKARAEGRFAKSLIPVRDLNGMVVLDHDEFIRPEATVEGMAGLKPSFEQMGAMGFDATALRKYTTIEKIDHVHHAGNSSGIVDGAALMLIGSKKIGKKLGLKARARIVQTAVIGSEPTIMLTGIGPASKKALARAGMNASSIDLFEINEAFAAVVLRAQRDLGIDPARVNVNGGSIAMGHPLGATGCAILGTLIDELERQDKQFGLASLCVGAGMGIATIIERL, encoded by the coding sequence ATGAGCGAAGCATTCATCTACGACGCCGTGCGCACGCCGCGCGGCAAGGGCAAGAAGGACGGCAGCCTGCACGGCGTCACCCCGATCCACCTCGTCGGCAACCTGCTGACGGCCCTGCAGCAGCGCAACAACCTGGACACCTCCAAGGTCGACGACGTCGTCCTGGGCTGCGTCACGCCGGTGGGCGAGCAGGGCGCGGACATCGCGCGCGTCGCCGTGCTCTATGCCGGCTGGGCCGAGAGCGTCGCCGGCGTCACGCAGTCGCGCTTCTGCGCCTCGGGCCTGGAGTCGGTCAACATCGCCGCGCAGAAGGTCATGTCGGGCATGGAAGACCTGGTGGTGGCCGGCGGCGTGGAAAGCATGTCGCGCTGGGCCATGGGCTCGGACGGCGGCGCCTGGGCGATGGACCCGCGCGTCAACCACATGACCGGCTTCGCGCCGCAGGGCATCGGCGCCGACCTGATCGCGACGCTGGAAGGCTTCTCGCGCCGCGACGTCGACAGCTTCGCGGTGGCTTCGCAGCAAAAGGCCACCAAGGCGCGCGCCGAAGGGCGTTTCGCCAAGTCGCTGATCCCGGTGCGCGATCTCAACGGCATGGTCGTGCTCGACCATGACGAGTTCATCCGCCCCGAGGCCACGGTCGAGGGAATGGCGGGCCTGAAGCCCTCCTTCGAGCAGATGGGTGCGATGGGCTTCGACGCCACCGCCCTGCGCAAGTACACCACGATCGAGAAGATCGACCACGTCCACCACGCCGGCAACAGCTCCGGCATCGTCGACGGCGCGGCGCTGATGCTGATCGGCAGCAAGAAGATCGGCAAGAAGCTGGGCCTGAAAGCCCGTGCCCGCATCGTGCAGACCGCGGTGATCGGCTCCGAACCCACCATCATGCTCACCGGCATCGGCCCGGCCTCGAAGAAGGCCCTGGCCCGCGCCGGCATGAACGCGTCCAGCATCGACCTGTTCGAGATCAACGAGGCCTTCGCCGCGGTGGTGCTGCGCGCGCAGCGCGACCTCGGCATCGACCCGGCCAGGGTCAACGTCAACGGCGGCTCCATCGCCATGGGCCACCCGCTGGGCGCCACCGGCTGCGCCATCCTCGGCACCCTGATCGACGAGCTGGAGCGCCAGGACAAGCAGTTCGGCCTGGCCTCGCTCTGCGTCGGCGCCGGCATGGGCATCGCCACGATCATCGAACGTCTGTAA
- a CDS encoding TetR/AcrR family transcriptional regulator, protein MRRTEAIVADRAGLDPETRGRIEQTVLDTFSEREFHRVGLIEIARGANVSLQTLYKYYGSKEALLFSCLDGWLQKLAVRMLDHLQGIEDYKEKLRKVFWVSLDFYEKNPKVMQLQMSSVYVNTWRKQEHYHNPELFHTFIKVLSEGRERGILADSVDEKYLLDFVMGFTNRLVQMYIHRGMKEPLTANANALFEMMWRALAKPGK, encoded by the coding sequence ATGCGCCGAACCGAAGCCATCGTGGCTGACCGCGCGGGCCTCGACCCCGAGACCCGCGGCCGTATCGAGCAGACCGTGCTCGACACCTTCTCCGAACGCGAATTCCACCGCGTGGGCCTGATCGAGATCGCGCGCGGCGCCAACGTCTCGCTGCAGACGCTCTACAAGTACTACGGCAGCAAGGAAGCCCTGCTGTTCTCCTGCCTCGACGGCTGGCTGCAGAAGCTGGCCGTGCGCATGCTCGATCACCTGCAGGGCATCGAGGACTACAAGGAGAAGCTGCGCAAGGTGTTCTGGGTGAGCCTGGACTTCTACGAGAAGAATCCCAAGGTGATGCAGCTGCAGATGAGTTCGGTGTACGTGAACACCTGGCGCAAGCAGGAGCACTACCACAACCCCGAACTGTTCCACACCTTCATCAAGGTCCTCTCCGAAGGCCGCGAGCGCGGCATCCTCGCCGACTCGGTGGACGAGAAGTACCTGCTCGACTTCGTCATGGGCTTCACCAACCGCCTGGTGCAGATGTACATCCACCGCGGCATGAAGGAGCCGCTGACGGCGAATGCGAATGCGCTGTTCGAGATGATGTGGCGGGCGTTGGCGAAGCCGGGGAAGTAA
- the purU gene encoding formyltetrahydrofolate deformylase, producing MTTLPETTARLLITCPDRPGIVSAVTTFLYHHGINITELDQHSSDPSGGKFFMRLEFQTPSMDVSRPALMQAFGDVVGKRFEMDWRMTFAVDKPRMALLVSKHDHALLELLWRWQRGELRADIPMVISNHPDLRESVERFGVRFEHVAIDAATHAEAEARMLGLLAGQADLIVLARYMRILSSEFVANYPSRIINIHHSFLPAFIGADPYQQAQLRGVKIIGATAHYVTADLDQGPIIEQDVVRVSHRDELTDLKNLGRDLERQVLARAVRWHIEDRIIVDGNKTVVFS from the coding sequence ATGACCACCCTGCCTGAAACCACCGCCCGCCTGCTGATCACCTGCCCGGACCGCCCGGGCATCGTCTCGGCGGTGACCACCTTCCTGTACCACCACGGCATCAACATCACCGAGCTGGACCAGCACTCCAGCGACCCCAGCGGCGGCAAGTTCTTCATGCGCCTGGAGTTCCAGACGCCGAGCATGGACGTCTCGCGCCCGGCGCTGATGCAGGCCTTCGGCGACGTGGTGGGCAAGCGCTTCGAGATGGACTGGCGCATGACCTTCGCCGTGGACAAGCCGCGCATGGCCCTGCTGGTCTCGAAGCACGACCACGCCCTGCTGGAGCTGCTGTGGCGCTGGCAGCGCGGCGAGCTGCGCGCCGACATCCCGATGGTGATCTCCAACCACCCGGACCTGCGCGAGAGCGTGGAGCGTTTCGGCGTGCGCTTCGAGCACGTGGCGATCGACGCTGCCACCCACGCCGAGGCCGAGGCCAGGATGCTGGGCCTGCTGGCCGGCCAGGCCGATCTCATCGTGCTGGCGCGCTACATGCGCATCCTCAGCAGCGAGTTCGTCGCCAACTACCCGTCGCGCATCATCAACATCCACCACTCCTTCCTGCCGGCCTTCATCGGTGCCGATCCCTACCAGCAGGCACAGCTGCGCGGCGTGAAGATCATCGGCGCCACGGCGCACTACGTGACGGCGGACCTGGACCAGGGGCCGATCATCGAGCAGGACGTGGTGCGGGTGTCGCATCGAGATGAGCTGACCGATCTGAAGAACCTGGGGCGCGACCTGGAGCGGCAGGTGCTGGCGCGGGCGGTGCGCTGGCATATCGAGGATCGCATCATCGTGGATGGGAACAAGACGGTGGTGTTCTCGTAG
- a CDS encoding MBL fold metallo-hydrolase, which translates to MTRHRGPVSDHFDGERFHNAEPFGKTAAELLRWRLSRKRGKWLRDLAPHGQPPPPARVGEGGLRASYVNQATVLLQADGLNLLTDPVWSERVSPVQWAGPQRYRAPGIPFEQLPRIDVAIISHNHYDHMDADTLRRLWREHDPVFVTALGNAHHLRAWGLEKIVELDWDQQWTLPNGRTLTAARAQHWSGRAGYDANLALWMSCVIDTAGGPVYFAGDSGYGPHYAELFRRHGAMRLSLLPIGAYLPRWFMAYQHMDPAEAVQAHLDLHSAFSMGIHYGSFELADDGQEEAVEDLRKALDAHGLPCDVFPAAAFGYGYDVPALPGKIDP; encoded by the coding sequence ATGACGCGCCATCGCGGGCCGGTATCCGACCACTTCGACGGCGAGCGTTTCCACAACGCCGAGCCCTTCGGCAAGACCGCCGCCGAACTGCTGCGCTGGCGCCTGTCGCGCAAGCGCGGCAAATGGCTGCGCGACCTCGCGCCGCATGGCCAGCCACCGCCGCCGGCCAGGGTGGGCGAGGGCGGCCTGCGCGCCAGCTACGTCAACCAGGCCACCGTGCTGCTGCAGGCCGACGGCCTCAACCTGCTGACCGACCCGGTGTGGTCGGAGCGTGTCAGCCCGGTGCAATGGGCCGGCCCGCAGCGCTACCGCGCGCCCGGCATTCCGTTCGAGCAGTTGCCGCGCATCGACGTGGCGATCATCAGCCACAACCACTACGACCACATGGACGCCGACACCCTGCGGCGCCTGTGGCGCGAGCACGACCCGGTGTTCGTCACCGCCCTGGGCAATGCCCATCACCTGCGCGCCTGGGGCCTGGAGAAGATCGTCGAACTGGACTGGGACCAGCAATGGACCCTGCCCAATGGCCGGACGCTGACCGCCGCCCGCGCGCAGCACTGGAGCGGCCGCGCCGGCTACGACGCCAACCTGGCGCTGTGGATGTCCTGCGTCATCGACACCGCCGGTGGGCCGGTCTATTTCGCCGGCGACAGCGGCTACGGCCCGCACTATGCCGAGCTGTTCCGCCGGCATGGGGCGATGCGCCTGTCGCTGCTGCCGATCGGGGCCTACCTGCCGCGCTGGTTCATGGCCTACCAGCACATGGATCCGGCCGAGGCGGTGCAGGCACACCTGGACCTGCACTCGGCCTTCAGCATGGGCATCCACTACGGCAGTTTCGAGCTGGCCGACGACGGCCAGGAAGAGGCGGTGGAGGACCTGCGCAAGGCCCTGGACGCCCATGGCCTGCCCTGTGACGTGTTTCCCGCCGCGGCTTTCGGCTACGGCTATGATGTTCCTGCACTGCCCGGGAAGATCGACCCATGA
- a CDS encoding SAM-dependent methyltransferase: MNLIQLTERGLFPDVLVRAGMRKLIAQRLTAPGSVDGEQRSRRYNQWLDELRASPIAIQTQAANQQHYEVPADFFDMHLGPRLKYSCALYPEGSETLGQAEEKMLELYAERAGLRDGMRILDLGCGWGSLSLWLAEKYPGSQIVGLSNSHGQREFIEKRARERGFKNLRILTGNVVDFDFPALGVEAGFDRVMSIEMFEHMRNYGLLLAKISRWLKADGRLFVHIFAHKLLSYPYEVKDDTDWMTQYFFLGGIMPSENLLLNFQDHLKVERQWWVGGQHYEKTSNHWLAGMDAAKARIMPVFETAYGKDAAVWFQRWRMFYMAVAEFFGYAEGNEWGVAHYLFAPRA, from the coding sequence ATGAACCTCATCCAGCTGACCGAGCGCGGCCTCTTCCCGGACGTCCTGGTCCGGGCCGGCATGCGCAAACTGATCGCGCAGCGTCTCACGGCGCCCGGGAGCGTCGACGGCGAGCAGCGCTCGCGGCGCTACAACCAGTGGCTGGACGAGTTGCGCGCCAGCCCCATCGCCATCCAGACCCAGGCCGCCAACCAGCAGCACTACGAGGTGCCGGCCGACTTCTTCGACATGCATCTCGGGCCGCGGCTGAAGTATTCCTGCGCGCTCTACCCCGAGGGCAGCGAGACCCTGGGCCAGGCCGAGGAGAAGATGCTGGAGTTGTACGCCGAGCGCGCCGGCCTGCGCGACGGCATGCGCATCCTCGACCTGGGCTGTGGCTGGGGCTCGTTGTCGCTGTGGCTGGCCGAAAAGTATCCGGGCTCGCAGATCGTCGGCCTGTCCAACTCCCATGGCCAGCGCGAGTTCATCGAAAAGCGCGCCCGCGAGCGCGGCTTCAAGAACCTGCGCATCCTCACCGGCAACGTCGTCGACTTCGATTTCCCTGCGCTGGGTGTCGAGGCAGGCTTCGACCGCGTCATGTCGATCGAGATGTTCGAGCACATGCGCAACTACGGCCTGCTGCTGGCCAAGATCTCGCGCTGGCTCAAGGCCGACGGCCGTCTGTTCGTGCACATCTTCGCGCACAAGCTGCTGAGCTATCCCTACGAGGTCAAGGACGACACCGACTGGATGACACAGTACTTCTTCCTCGGCGGCATCATGCCCTCGGAGAACCTGCTGCTGAACTTCCAGGATCACCTGAAGGTGGAGCGCCAGTGGTGGGTCGGCGGCCAGCACTACGAGAAGACCTCCAACCACTGGCTCGCCGGCATGGACGCCGCGAAGGCGCGCATCATGCCGGTGTTCGAAACCGCCTACGGCAAGGACGCGGCGGTCTGGTTCCAGCGCTGGCGCATGTTCTACATGGCGGTGGCCGAGTTCTTCGGCTACGCCGAAGGCAACGAGTGGGGCGTGGCGCACTACCTGTTCGCGCCGAGGGCCTGA
- a CDS encoding DUF1295 domain-containing protein, which translates to MTALHTAATGLACVFVFISLAWVVQWRTQNAGIVDAVWSWSLGFLGLLYSFLGPAPLPQRALLGVMALLWGVRLGTHLFLRNHGKPEDRRYKKFRDGWGEQANRNMYFFFHFQTLFAMLLSAAFLVAAYNTRVVAPALLVLAVLIWQVSVLGEAIADRQMERFRADPANRGKVCRDGLWRWSRHPNYFFECLHWLAYLPLVVGSSWWPAALVSPLVMWFLLMKMSGIPILEQHMSASKPGYAEYMRTTSALIPWPPKQS; encoded by the coding sequence ATGACCGCCCTGCACACCGCCGCAACCGGACTGGCCTGCGTCTTCGTCTTCATCAGCCTGGCCTGGGTGGTGCAGTGGCGCACGCAGAATGCCGGCATCGTCGACGCGGTCTGGTCCTGGAGCCTGGGCTTCCTCGGGCTGCTGTACTCCTTCCTGGGCCCCGCGCCGCTGCCGCAGCGCGCGCTGCTGGGCGTCATGGCCCTGCTCTGGGGGGTGCGCCTGGGGACCCACCTGTTCCTGCGCAACCACGGCAAGCCCGAGGACCGGCGCTACAAGAAATTCCGCGACGGCTGGGGCGAGCAGGCCAACCGCAACATGTACTTCTTCTTCCACTTCCAGACGCTGTTCGCGATGCTGCTGTCGGCGGCCTTCCTGGTGGCGGCCTACAACACGCGGGTGGTGGCGCCCGCCCTGCTGGTGCTGGCGGTGCTGATCTGGCAGGTCTCGGTGCTGGGCGAGGCCATTGCCGACCGCCAGATGGAACGCTTCCGCGCCGATCCCGCCAACCGCGGCAAGGTCTGCCGCGACGGCCTGTGGCGCTGGTCGCGCCATCCCAACTATTTCTTCGAGTGCCTGCACTGGCTGGCCTACCTGCCGCTGGTGGTGGGTTCCTCCTGGTGGCCGGCGGCGCTGGTCTCGCCGCTGGTGATGTGGTTCCTGCTGATGAAGATGTCGGGCATCCCGATCCTGGAACAGCACATGTCCGCATCCAAGCCGGGCTATGCCGAGTACATGCGCACCACCAGCGCGCTGATTCCCTGGCCGCCGAAGCAGTCCTGA
- a CDS encoding DUF4398 domain-containing protein, giving the protein MKAPTAVTLAPLALVVTLAACSGKPVRPDEAMEAAEVAVGKAGNGTVAATAQPQLTLARDKLGQARAALKDSNYPQAQRLAEQARADAELAIALGDLAKAKARLSELQAPARPAGAP; this is encoded by the coding sequence ATGAAAGCCCCCACCGCTGTCACCCTGGCCCCGCTTGCCCTGGTTGTCACCCTCGCCGCCTGCAGCGGCAAGCCGGTCCGTCCCGACGAGGCCATGGAGGCCGCCGAGGTGGCGGTGGGCAAGGCCGGCAACGGCACCGTGGCCGCCACGGCACAGCCGCAGCTGACGCTGGCGCGCGACAAGCTGGGCCAGGCCCGTGCGGCGCTGAAGGATTCCAACTACCCGCAGGCGCAGCGCCTGGCGGAACAGGCCCGGGCCGACGCCGAACTGGCGATCGCGCTGGGCGACCTGGCCAAGGCCAAGGCGCGCCTGAGCGAGTTGCAGGCCCCGGCCAGGCCGGCGGGAGCACCCTGA
- a CDS encoding DUF4398 domain-containing protein translates to MRRALTAILLAALAACASAPKTSPELDALRAQLEKLENDPQLGGLAPVAMVEADRAIDAAVVSLTTGDGQLEQKLYLAGSRVAIARAHAQRRSVENRIRALSKVQEQAVPVSQEVEGVIAIPPPELRPEPVAPKAPELPPQAPRETPRKSALPPPP, encoded by the coding sequence ATGCGCCGCGCCCTGACCGCCATCCTGCTCGCCGCGCTGGCAGCCTGCGCCTCGGCCCCGAAGACCAGCCCCGAGCTGGACGCACTGCGCGCGCAGCTGGAGAAACTCGAGAACGATCCGCAGCTCGGCGGGCTGGCGCCGGTGGCGATGGTGGAGGCCGACCGCGCGATCGACGCCGCCGTGGTCTCGCTGACGACTGGCGACGGGCAGCTGGAGCAGAAGCTCTACCTCGCCGGCAGCCGTGTGGCGATCGCCCGCGCTCATGCGCAGCGGCGCAGCGTCGAGAACCGCATCCGTGCTTTGTCGAAGGTGCAGGAACAGGCGGTGCCCGTATCGCAGGAGGTGGAAGGCGTCATCGCGATCCCGCCGCCGGAGCTGCGGCCGGAACCGGTGGCGCCGAAGGCGCCGGAACTGCCGCCGCAGGCACCGCGGGAGACGCCGCGGAAGTCGGCGTTGCCGCCGCCGCCGTAA
- a CDS encoding SET domain-containing protein has product MILPRYRVDVSRIAGAGKGLFLDEAVSRGRVIVAPDNIHTVWPEQKLRQHPADSREVESSVRWFEDRFSLTPEWSDECYVNHSYSPSALWHLGFIFALADLPLGAEVTMDYRYVIGDGERMPFADAATGREIVGLPWEAVLRDGARALLGLVGP; this is encoded by the coding sequence ATGATCCTGCCGCGCTATCGCGTCGACGTCTCCCGCATCGCCGGCGCCGGCAAGGGCCTGTTCCTGGACGAGGCGGTGAGCCGCGGCCGGGTCATCGTCGCGCCGGACAACATCCACACGGTCTGGCCTGAGCAGAAGTTGCGCCAGCATCCCGCCGACTCGCGCGAGGTCGAATCCAGCGTGCGCTGGTTCGAGGACCGTTTCTCGCTGACGCCGGAGTGGAGCGACGAGTGCTACGTCAACCATTCCTACAGCCCCAGCGCGCTATGGCACCTGGGCTTCATCTTCGCGCTGGCCGACCTGCCGCTTGGCGCCGAGGTGACGATGGACTACCGCTACGTCATCGGCGACGGCGAGCGCATGCCGTTCGCCGATGCGGCGACGGGACGCGAGATCGTGGGGTTGCCATGGGAAGCGGTGCTGCGCGATGGAGCGCGGGCGCTGCTGGGGTTGGTGGGTCCGTAG
- the hslO gene encoding Hsp33 family molecular chaperone HslO produces the protein MNELRELLFPERGVRGAYVDLREGIQDMTGWRHYAPDVHRLLGQALAATPLLASHLKFEGRINLQFKGKHELQLLVTQIDHNLELRGMAKAGGDTAGSFQELMDEGMLAMVMEPARGTQYYQAVVEIMGDSLAVALEGYFTQSEQLATIIRLAAGPDRLVGLMLQRLPAEEVKDGDAHWEHMLALAGTLGEQEMLEKDGETLLRHLFHEEDRRVFEPRNVALRCRCSHASISAMLLSLGQEELQPVLDQHGRVAVTCEFCGREYSYTEVDIRALVAAENATGDNQTRQ, from the coding sequence GTGAACGAGTTGCGCGAGCTGCTGTTCCCGGAACGTGGCGTCCGGGGTGCCTACGTCGATCTTCGCGAAGGCATCCAGGACATGACCGGCTGGCGCCACTATGCGCCCGACGTGCATCGCCTGCTGGGCCAGGCCCTGGCCGCGACGCCGCTGCTGGCCTCGCACCTCAAGTTCGAAGGCCGCATCAACCTGCAGTTCAAGGGCAAGCACGAGCTGCAGCTGCTGGTCACGCAGATCGACCACAACCTCGAACTGCGCGGCATGGCCAAGGCCGGCGGGGACACCGCCGGCTCGTTCCAGGAGCTGATGGACGAGGGCATGCTGGCCATGGTGATGGAACCGGCGCGCGGCACGCAGTACTACCAGGCCGTGGTCGAGATCATGGGCGATTCGCTGGCTGTGGCACTGGAAGGCTATTTCACCCAGTCCGAGCAGCTGGCCACCATCATCCGCCTGGCGGCGGGCCCGGATCGCCTGGTGGGCCTGATGCTGCAGCGCCTGCCGGCCGAAGAGGTCAAGGATGGCGACGCCCACTGGGAGCACATGCTGGCGCTGGCCGGCACCCTGGGCGAGCAGGAGATGCTGGAGAAGGATGGCGAGACGCTGCTGCGCCACCTGTTCCACGAGGAGGACCGCCGCGTGTTCGAGCCGCGCAACGTGGCGCTGCGTTGCCGCTGCAGCCACGCCAGCATCTCGGCGATGTTGCTGAGCCTGGGTCAGGAGGAACTGCAGCCGGTGCTGGACCAGCATGGCCGCGTCGCCGTGACCTGCGAGTTCTGCGGCCGCGAGTACAGCTACACCGAGGTCGACATCCGTGCCCTGGTGGCCGCGGAAAATGCCACCGGCGACAACCAGACCCGCCAGTAG